The stretch of DNA GGTGTCGAGCGGGCTGCGCCCTGTGTTCGTGCTCACGTCGCTCGTCGTGATCGTCGGCGGCTCGGTGAGCCTCGCGTCGACGTTCTTCGGCGGCTGAATCCGAGAAGCATTAGGCGCCGGCGAGTCCGCTTCGGCTCAGTAGTCGGACAGGTGCCACTGGTAATCGGCAAGTCCGCCGACGCGTCACCTGCATGTGGACCCGACGCGGGCGTGGGTCCAACCGCCCGGGTGGACGGCTAAACGCACGCCACACCACGACTCACGAACCCTCGATGACCTCGTAGATGTCATCGGCGACGAGACCGTGCGCCTCGCGGTGGACCGTCGCGGCCACCTCAGCGCTGGGGGCTTCGACGAGGCAGAAGATCTTCCCCGCCTTCTCATCGACCCAGTAGCTCTTGTAGTCGACGCCGTAAGCGCCTTGCACCTTTAGATCGGCCGCGTGGGCGGCCACACCATCGGCGGCACTCACCGGCCCATCCATGTGGTGGACATCCATGAACAGAGGCATGCGATGCTCCTTTCAGCATTGGTGGTGTGGGTGCCACAGGGACTCAGTGGCTCACGCGGAGCACAGGATTCGGATCCCGATGACAAGCATTCCCCAGGGGGTCGGGGTGACACCCACCTTCTGGCGCACTGTAGGACCATATGAGCGCGTACGCCCGATGAGATGATCGCTGCCCGGGAGGCCGCGGTCCTCCGGTACCCTTCGCCTCCGGAGGTTCCCCATGCATCAGATCACCCATTGGATCGACAACCAGCAGTTTTCCGGCAAGGTGGAGCGGTGGGGTGACGTTTACGACCCCGCTACCGGACTCGTCCAGGGACGGGTGGCCATGGCTACCGCCGACGACGTCGACAGCGCCATCGCTTCGGCGAGGACGGCCTTCGAGTCGTGGCAGCACGCCAGCCTGGCTCGGCGGACCACGATCCTCTTCGCCTTTCGCGACCTGGTGGACCGGCACAAGGACGACATCGCCAAGCTGCTCGTGTCGGAGCACGGCAAGGTGTTCTCCGATGCCCTCGGCGAAGTGCAGCGGGGGCTCGAGGTCATCGAGTTCGCCTGTGGCATCCCCCAGATGCTCAAGGGCGAGTACAACGAGAACGTGTCGACGGCGGTCGACACCTACTCGATCCGCCAGCCCGTCGGCGTCGTTGCCGGGATCACGCCGTTCAACTTCCCGGCGATGGTCCCCATGTGGATGTATCCGATCGCCATCGCCTGCGGCAACACGTTCGTCCTGAAGCCGTCGGAGAAGGACCCGTCGGCGGCCAACTTCTCGGCCGAGCTGTTCGCCCAGGCCGGGCTCCCCGACGGCGTGCTCAACGTGGTCCATGGCGACAAGGTCGCCGTCGACC from Acidimicrobiia bacterium encodes:
- a CDS encoding nickel-binding protein, which translates into the protein MPLFMDVHHMDGPVSAADGVAAHAADLKVQGAYGVDYKSYWVDEKAGKIFCLVEAPSAEVAATVHREAHGLVADDIYEVIEGS